A window of the Gossypium hirsutum isolate 1008001.06 chromosome A03, Gossypium_hirsutum_v2.1, whole genome shotgun sequence genome harbors these coding sequences:
- the LOC107887360 gene encoding probable WRKY transcription factor 57 (The RefSeq protein has 1 substitution compared to this genomic sequence) produces the protein MEDKEGVDPASEFTSNSSWALAGGPDSVSDSVNYFFDKESNILSEFDWNLQPDHAEQIDRFDELDRADTRPYLAGSFSGSHSCVAAAACGSVSGSGTASSPAGGAADVSTLIPSVSSSSGEDPSEKYTGSGGKPPEIPSKARKNGQKRIRQPRFAFMTKSEVEHLEDGYRWRKYGQKAVKNSPFPRSYYRCTNSKCTVKKRVERSSEDPTIVITTYEGQHCHHSVGFPRGGLISREAAFAGRFTPSVSQFYYPHGEIPASIIRSQQVPIEIVESRPLPQTTNEGLLGDIVPPGIRNR, from the exons ATGGAAGATAAAGAGGGTGTGGATCCAGCGAGTGAATTTACATCCAATTCGAGCTGGGCACTCGCTGGAGGACCTGACTCAGTCTCCGACAGCGTCAACTACTTCTTCGATAAGGAGAGCAATATACTGAGTGAGTTCGACTGGAATCTGCAACCTGATCATGCTGAACAGATTGACCGGTTCGATGAACTCGACCGGGCCGACACCAGGCCTTATTTGGCGGGAAGCTTTAGCGGCTCGCATAGCTGTGTTGCTGCTGCTGCGTGTGGTTCGGTTTCGGGTTCAGGGACAGCGTCGAGTCCTGCTGGCGGGGCGGCTGACGTGTCGACATTGATTCCATCGGTGTCTTCGAGCTCCGGAGAGGATCCGTCGGAGAAATATACGGGATCCGGCGGGAAACCGCCCGAGATACC GAGTAAGGCCAGGAAGAAGGGGCAAAAGCGAATTCGACAGCCACGTTTTGCATTTATGACCAAGAGTGAAGTTGAACATCTTGAAGATGGCTACCGGTGGCGGAAATATGGACAAAAAGCTGTTAAAAATAGTCCATTTCCTAG GAGCTACTACCGTTGCACAAACAGCAAATGTACAGTTAAGAAGAGGGTAGAACGCTCCTCTGAAGATCCCACCATTGTCATTACTACATATGAAGGTCAGCACTGTCATCACAGTGTCGGATTCCCCCGTGGTGGACTCATCAGCCGTGAAGCTGCCTTTGCTGGTCGATTCACTCCTTCAGTCTCACAATTTTATTATCCACACGGGGAAATTCCTGCAAGCATAATACGTTCACAGCAAGTACCGATAGAAATAGTAGAATCTCGTCCACTGCCACAAACCACAAATGAAGGGCTACTTGGGGATATTGTTCCTCCAGGAATCCGTAACAGATGA
- the LOC107887360 gene encoding probable WRKY transcription factor 57 isoform X1, protein MEDKEGVDPASEFTSNSSWALAGGPDSVSDSVNYFFDKESNILSEFDWNLQPDHAEQIDRFDELDRADTRPYLAGSFSGSHSCVAAAACGSVSGSGTASSPAGGAADVSTLIPSVSSSSGEDPSEKYTGSGGKPPEIPSKARKKGQKRIRQPRFAFMTKSEVEHLEDGYRWRKYGQKAVKNSPFPRSYYRCTNSKCTVKKRVERSSEDPTIVITTYEGQHCHHSVGFPRGGLISREAAFAGRFTPSVSQFYYPHGEIPASIIRSQQVPIEIVESRPLPQTTNEGLLGDIVPPGIRNR, encoded by the exons ATGGAAGATAAAGAGGGTGTGGATCCAGCGAGTGAATTTACATCCAATTCGAGCTGGGCACTCGCTGGAGGACCTGACTCAGTCTCCGACAGCGTCAACTACTTCTTCGATAAGGAGAGCAATATACTGAGTGAGTTCGACTGGAATCTGCAACCTGATCATGCTGAACAGATTGACCGGTTCGATGAACTCGACCGGGCCGACACCAGGCCTTATTTGGCGGGAAGCTTTAGCGGCTCGCATAGCTGTGTTGCTGCTGCTGCGTGTGGTTCGGTTTCGGGTTCAGGGACAGCGTCGAGTCCTGCTGGCGGGGCGGCTGACGTGTCGACATTGATTCCATCGGTGTCTTCGAGCTCCGGAGAGGATCCGTCGGAGAAATATACGGGATCCGGCGGGAAACCGCCCGAGATACC GAGTAAGGCCAGGAAGAAGGGGCAAAAGCGAATTCGACAGCCACGTTTTGCATTTATGACCAAGAGTGAAGTTGAACATCTTGAAGATGGCTACCGGTGGCGGAAATATGGACAAAAAGCTGTTAAAAATAGTCCATTTCCTAG GAGCTACTACCGTTGCACAAACAGCAAATGTACAGTTAAGAAGAGGGTAGAACGCTCCTCTGAAGATCCCACCATTGTCATTACTACATATGAAGGTCAGCACTGTCATCACAGTGTCGGATTCCCCCGTGGTGGACTCATCAGCCGTGAAGCTGCCTTTGCTGGTCGATTCACTCCTTCAGTCTCACAATTTTATTATCCACACGGGGAAATTCCTGCAAGCATAATACGTTCACAGCAAGTACCGATAGAAATAGTAGAATCTCGTCCACTGCCACAAACCACAAATGAAGGGCTACTTGGGGATATTGTTCCTCCAGGAATCCGTAACAGATGA